One Equus quagga isolate Etosha38 chromosome 5, UCLA_HA_Equagga_1.0, whole genome shotgun sequence genomic window carries:
- the CITED4 gene encoding cbp/p300-interacting transactivator 4: MADHLMLAEGYHLVQRPPPAAPAHGPHALRTLQPYAGPGPDSGLRLRGTPLGPPPPPPSALAYGAFGPPAAFQPFPAVPPPAAGSAHLQPVAMLYPGRAPAPPGAPGGPPGLQPLPGAPAPPPPTPAHALGGMDAELIDEEALTSLELELGLHRVRELPELFLGQSEFDCFSDLGSAPPAGSVSC, encoded by the coding sequence ATGGCAGACCACCTGATGCTCGCCGAGGGCTACCACCTGGTGCAGAGGCCGCCGCCCGCCGCGCCCGCCCATGGCCCTCATGCGCTCCGGACGCTGCAGCCGTACGCGGGCCCGGGCCCTGACAGCGGGTTGCGGCTGCGGGGGACTCCGCTGGGCCCGCCGCCGCCCCCACCCAGCGCCCTGGCGTACGGGGCTTTCGGGCCGCCGGCCGCCTTCCAGCCCTTTCCGGCTGTGCCTCCGCCGGCCGCCGGCAGCGCGCACCTGCAGCCCGTGGCGATGCTGTACCCGGGCCGCGCACCTGCGCCCCCCGGCGCCCCGGGAGGGCCCCCGGGCCTGCAGCCGCTGCCCggcgccccggccccgccgccgccgaCCCCCGCGCACGCCCTGGGCGGCATGGACGCCGAGCTCATCGACGAGGAGGCGCTGACGTCGCTGGAGCTGGAGCTCGGGCTGCACCGCGTGCGCGAGCTGCCCGAGCTCTTCCTGGGCCAGAGCGAGTTCGACTGCTTCTCGGACTTGGGGTCGGCGCCGCCCGCCGGCTCGGTGAGCTGCTGA